TTCATTTATTGGCTGATTTTTCACAAACAATTTGTAATCTTGCGGAATGAAACCCTTTTCAGCCATTTTCTCGATAAAACATATATTGCACCTAAAATAATTTATTGGTTTTTTTATTCAACTagaaagaaataaaataaagcaATGGAATTTTTAGAATCTGTAAAAATTGGTTTACGGTTATTCGAATTTCCGGAGGTAAGTTCCAATACTGGGATATATAATGTATAATAATATAATGGACCCCGCAACGCTCTTTTCGAAGCAAGTACCTGCAAGGCCGTGAGTGACCGTTCCGAGGTCAAATTGTCATAAAATCCCGTAACGATAAGAAAAACTCTTCCGTGACAATTCCTAGAATTTTGATGCCTATAGAATTTTATTAGTATTTACAAATTCTTTCTCAGTAGGAATATCCTTCCGGGAATCCGGATAAACGAAAACCAGATGTATTCGTCGGGTTCAATTTCACTGATTCTAAAAATGGATAAGCTCCTGAATTCAAAACGTCTACAAGAGTTctaaatcgattaaaaattaatatataGCTAAAAACTTTTGAATTTTCGGGTACCCGGATACCCTGTGGACACACAACGGATAATCTGTGGGATATCGTCACCTTCTGTAGCGAAATGAGAAGCCTCCGACCAGATGGGAAGTTTGTGCAGGTGCAACAAGCCGTCCGAAAACACAGCTTTGCGTACGGATCGGATCAATTAAGTCATGGTACGAAAAAATAATACTATTGGAAATTTAGAACTGCAAGTCGCTTGGCTTGGCCGAATTCTGCACGACGAGCTGCAAACTCGCAACTTCGGAGTCGCAGCATTGCAGAAGCTTTGCTCGGCATGACAGAAGGTGTGAAAACGCGGGCATCGGACTGCCACATTCTACCTGAGCAACGAGCTGGGTTTTGTAGTGCTGGACAAGATTCGCCTACGCTTGATCAAGTAACAGCGAGAGAATGTGTGTAGTGAGAAGCAAAAgtccgtttcttcaactaccgtATCATCAATGTTCACTGCCCACACAAAGCGAGACCAGTGAACGACAAAGGTGCATTTTAGGCGGAGCTGGAGCGTTTCTACGACAGCTGCTCACGATGGGATTTTAAGCTGATTTATGACGACATGAACGCCCGGATAGGTCAGCAGGTACAAACCGGTGAATGAACCGGACAGTCTACACTCCGTTacgaatgacaacggccaacgatgcgtgATCTTCACAGCCACAGAAATGTTAGTACAACACTCGTGAGCATGGACGCCGAGACTCAACATCTAGCAGCTACGATCGTGCTGCGGAAATACGTACAGAAGCTGGAGACGGCATTACCAATGGCAGAATAGGTGGCTGGAGCAACTTATGAAGCACCACAGGTAGTACTACTGAGATGAAGAGAAAAATACGGCAGAGGCGAGAATGATGCAGCACCGTACGAGGGTGAACGAGAAACAATAGAGCAAGCAGGGGTCAGAAAAAACGGTAGATCCAGATAACGAGGCGATGAAGCTATACGAAGATAGTAAGACAAAGAAGTTCTACGAGATGGCGAATCGTTCTCGAGAGTGCTATGAGTCAAGGAAGATATATTTGAAATGGTCGATAGGTGGATGCAGTATTATGACAAACATCTAAAGAACGAATCATTAGACGATGATAGTAGTGCGCTAATCAACCCGTGGATGCACGCAGCTGACGACAGATTCCCAACACCGAATCTAGTTGAGGATCAGAAGGAAATCATATGGTTGAAGAATAATAAAGATCAACTGCCATGTGACAGAACAGGTAATTGGGTATAGCACTCCACTGTGTGATTTAgaagattttaccggaggattgTATGGGGAGCATGGTAACCGCCGATGAGCACACCAGAAGGGAAATTCAGAGATGTATTCCGGCAGCTACTTTTGGCTCGGATTTTCGGTCGAACAAAGTACGCTCCGGTACGAATCAAACCAGCtacaaaatgttcattgaaCCCGTTGGCCAATGGGCTATGCAGACCCTTAGCGTGCGGTTGGTCAGGTTGacccccgccaagggcgccgAACTTAGAGGGACACTGAAATCTGCTGTATAAAATAAGTAAggataaatattaaaataagtaGGGTAAATGCGCTATACACGCCAACTTATTGTTGGTGAGTAGATTTTAAAAGGGGCACTAAACTGAAATTTTACCGAAAGTATCAAAAGAGTACACTGCGGCCCTATCAGTCACATTCAGATTCATTCACAATAAATAGTGTTGATCTCAAATCTAAAATTGATAGAAGATTAAATAACAAACTACAACGACTTCCAATTGAAAAAAGGCGAAAATTGTTGCGAACTTAACGCTCGTTTTCACAGTTGCATAGCAACAAAAATGGTACAAATAtttgatcatgggcagtaaagcaggCCACTTGCTAAAATTGAAGCAAAGATCATGAAGAAAGTTAGATCAGAGACTAATCGAGACTACCAACTTACGAAATAGTACTTCAAATTTCATGGTACATCGTGTACTAGATCCTTTGAAGTAATAGAGAAAGAACGGTCCCTTCAGTTTTGCCAACCTTGACAAATAAATCTGACCATCGAACTTTCTATCAGGCTCGTAAAGTTGGTAGCAATTGTTGATTGTTCGTTGCTAAGTTCGTTTCAAGGATCGTTGCTACATGCATTTGTTATTGTTTATGAGCAAAAATGGGTAAAAGTTTTTAAATCATGCAACACCACCGAGATTGGGCGATATAAGCTCGTTAAATAGACTAGGAGTTGTCAGAAGATTAGTAAAGCGTAAGGGAATTAAATACTTAAAGGGGGTTCTACTTGTACTCGTAAAGGGCGAAGAAATAGTTAGTATTTTATTGATAATTTTAAGCAATAATGTTAACAGTTTTTCATTGTAAAGGAGTTTTATGAGATCAGATGTTTTGAGGTAGTTTGTAACATTAAAACCGATAATGAATTTTTGCCATGCCAGAGACCTTATGAcgcattaaaaaaatcggaagcaaaTTTGGGTTGAAACTTTAATTTTTCGGATTTTATGACGCACACTCAATTTCTGATCTTACGACACACAGCTTATGCGTCAATGTTCCTGATGTTGCGTGCCATGCCAATGAATACGTAAAGGCATCCGCAATCtgctaattttgaaaaaaaaatcctaaataaaatataaataaagaatCTATCACAACCGATGTCAAGGACTATACAGCACTCTCCAAGGAAAAGCAAAGCACTTTCGATTATAAACCCGTTTTCTGTTTGACATTTCGAGGGACCCTCTAGTACAACTTGAGCTAGTACCTCTTGAACCATGAGAAACTCGTGAGTCCGCCGTCTCAATTAGTCTCTGGTTAGATCCTTTATCAGCGAGAAGATAAACCCATTTTTGGTGTTTCCTGAAACGCTGGAAAATCCTTGTTTGATCCCAAATTTCCAAGACCAGGAGCTGTAACTACAACTCGTTCGACTACAGTTTTTAGGAGAAGTAACATATATCTCACGATGGGTATCGTCAGAGTCATAGCCAGGAGAGCATAACAATTTGTCGTGGTTAGGCGTAACTCTCTTTAATATTTCTGTAAAAAGGTGCTCCGAGCGGCTTTTAATGGATCTTGATTCTTGGCGCACTTGCCACTCGCGGTTTAATCACTACATTGGCCTGTTTGCTTTTATTTAGCGCAAAACATGACGCGCAGTACGAACCATGTTGAATATCAAGTCCGACACAGCAATACTGCTAAAGTTCACCCGATACGAGTTTGAGAGGACATACAAGTTTGTCCCTTCCTGTGTGATTGCCATTCTAAATCTTCACTCACTGGAAAAAAGCGatccttgaaacaaccaaccaCTTCACCACACGCATCACCTAATCTAAACGGTAACAACACCTCCGATCTCAACTATGTAATACGATATTTAGATGCTGTCAGTCCGTCATAAAGTATCCTGAAAAAAATGCTTCAGCACTCGACATCAAGCAACAAATCTGCagtgaaattatttttaaaatttcttcaaaCTTTAGTGATCTGTTGGTACTCTATATTAATGGTTTCGATTTTCCGCGTCACTGTCgtaggattttctaaaaaatagttATCGTCCTTTTTTTAAAAGTCTACATACTTCGATATCTTAATTTACTttataaacaagaaaaaaaattacatcaaatttaCTTTCAATTACAGCACTGCCCAtataagcataagagtcccatatggatttttgtcgaaaattagatatctgttggattgtattctgtatcaccactgaatcataatgcacaaatcagtttaccaggtttgttcagaaaaaatcgaaaaaaataccaaaacatggttgttccatccataaggctcaatgaaaaatgtaaatcttgaacagagtttttctcggcttgctgtttttcaatatgggactcttatgcatatATGGGGAGAGCAGTaagaaaccaatttttttctggTTCCTTATTTGTTAGACATAAACTGCACTTTTACCTTTATTCTTCCTTCTGTTAACTTTAGGCCATTACAgagttttttttcacaaaaatagtTAAGTTATTAATAAaggtttttttaaacaattttcgttTGCATTTGCTACGATCGTTACGTTTGAGGTTCAGGTTCAGATATATACTGTTTTGTTCCGTCGCGTCGTCGTTAACACTCTTTATCTTGTACAAGCACCAAAGCAATGTGAATTCAAACGTTTCACATGCTCCTAACGGTTATCGCGATTAATGAACAATcactaataaataattaaattatgttGAGCAGCATATGTCGCTCCCAAATTTTGCCTTTCTGggcgacactaacacattgtcggaatagattagcgccggcttgacgcaaaccaaaattcagattcaccgcctccctcattcattaacttcccAACCAGAGTTAAACATattcgaagctcttttttgacggctgaaaatgaacctgttgctactcgcggtgaatagaaaaaaagattcattcaactatccatcttattcattcagttgaaattcgtacaatatattcattacactaattatctaggaacatgttttcaaatgccgataaagcatatgaaacaacaatcatcatcgcttacatcgtgccagggcctactttgatgcgtttgattcgttgctccacggtcgcttcgtgtaataatcggagccggatgaaaatctgcatggatgaatgggcggtttgttcgtttgacgttttcagctgcgtcactgaatatcgaaaatgaatgcggctgaatatgatcaattttcattcaatgaatttgaatatttttaactctgttcccaactgactgaaacatcatgcagaatggaacgcttgagtgcagaggaagtataaattccttcaccaactaaagcattaatttgtttttatgtggacagtttgaaggcagaagctggcatcttctacattttcgagcataagtgaactgcataatctatatctggtgcacttttgctcaataatccctctcataggtagaatgaaacctgaatgcgctgtgtcgggagaacgaatgaagagggaaacgaaccaaacatttcattcatcgcgacgggcatgaattgaattttgtttctttcaagttcacgcaggggtgtcaattttttcaagctcgggctcaaactgatattatttacaccaagctatccgccagttttcatataacaatcgattaaacggagaaatttttggtaccaacggtaggttttgcagctctcagatcgagagataatagttgtcattggagattgccaggcatagcgcagggaagatacttgggatcactgatgtttctgatttacgtcaatGTCGTTTAttgatggtggtgtagcaagaactgcctttgtgtaaatccgaaaaagttcttggtgatcgaattccgatgaaagactttctggcagagctcttcctcccagactcccagaactattttactgtcgaagctctgcctgccagaccccagaactttttaacAGCCGAAAACATGCAgaaaaggcaatgtcgattgagaggtaacgggggaaagcagtaccctttcgactgtcctggttttttactcgtctgatatggtcaccctaccatTATGCCaaccgtccattatgccaaatctCCCTATCTCTCAataagcattatgccaaatgttcattatgccaaacgtccaatGTGCCATATGGGGCAAACCTATTTAAAACTAATGTGTAACTCGCTTACCTTCGCACGGTTCCAATACCGGTTGATAAATACGGAATTataggcgcgtgacagccgcctatataaatttataggcagctttttccttgaagctttcgaaaagcacacagctggcagaaaaataaagctccactgaaatctgcttgcggagcaactacggctatatttgatgcgcgctagggatgtccgattttttaaattaatcgattaatcaataatcgattaatttttcTGCGGTGATCGATTAGTTCGATTAATCGTTCCAAATTAATCGATTACTCGATTATCTAGAtgattaaattaataaatattggATGCAAAGCGCGTGTTTTTAAAAAACTGTATTTGAATCCCAATGTATAAggaaattcgaaaaagttctgAAAAGAGTAATATAGTTATTAGAACAAAATATTcgttttataataaaataattaGTTGATTTCTCATTTcagaactttttcgaatttcaTTATTCATTTCGCGCAGCTAGCGTACAATCTAATAATTGTACATAAAGTCATATTGGTTTAGGTAAACCACATTGTATCATCTACTGAATTTAAGAAaagaattttgtccaaatttggTCCTGACAATCGATTTCTCGTTTTGGTCAATACTTGACCAGCTTTCGAAAATAAACGTTCAGAGGGAACTGAAGTCGCTGAAACACAGAAGTACTTAAACGCTACTTTGTATAGATTCGGGAATTGTGCTCGCATATCTTTCCAAATCAGCATCGGGTCACTGGTTCTCGGCACTAACGGAGTATTAAGGTACAGTCGTAATTCCACCGGAATCCCGCCAGCACTATCCGGAACATGTGCACGATTCACTTCCGTTACTAATGAATCGTGTATTGACCATAGATCGTCCAATGATTCATTCCGTGTGGGATTTTTTTCAACATCACTGGATATTGAAGTCGCTTCGTTTGCCAAATCCTTAATTTGCTCCGCTAAAAAAACATGAAAGAATGAGgcctaaaaatatgaaaaattgcaCCTACCAACAAAGAAAACGGCAGACGATGCGGATAGCGCGCTTTcgaaatggatttttttgaatCTTGGGTCAAGGAATGTAGCGGTTGCAAGTATCCTTACTTTTTCGATATCCTTgaaatatttcgaaataaaatgtaatattctTTGTTTCAATGAGAAGGCTTCCCTTGATTCCAGTTCCATGTTACCGTAACTCTGAAATTATTCAAAACGCAATTCAATATGTAAGATAATCATAATCTGATGTGAATCTTAATACTTACGATTTTGAGTAATCGTACTAGCGGAATTATCTTGCTGCAGGTAACATACTTTTCAGCGGACATCTCAGTTGTTACTTTTTCAAGTGGCTTAAGGGTTTTGCACACTTCTTTAAGAACAGACAATTCATCGGAAGTCAACATTGGGGGGCTTTTAGGAATTATGAGCAATACTCTCGACACGTATCCAGCTATCAGCAAAAACCGTTCAATCATAGCCATGATTGAGTTCCAACGTGTTTTGACGTCCAGAATGAGCATAAGACATTGACCTTCTTTCTTGCCATCTATCACTTGTAGCTTTCGCAATTCCCTCATTGCAGTTTCACTTTTCttgaaaaatttaattattcccttcattttgtttataaaaataatcatGTTTTCTTCAGGAGAATTATGTTTAGCATCGTCGATATCTGATTCGTCAACATCTTCATCATCTGAATCAATAGCTGGGTCCAGACATGCTCCATACGCTTCGTTATACAAGGGTACAGATTTGCTTGCAATCAAATTCAATGTATGCGCAAAGCAAGGAAGGTGACGTTTTTCACCGACTTGAAGTTACTATACAAATTTACGGTATTCAATTGAATACGGGACCATTAATAAATAacataacgcaaaaattgcccaaaattgagttcctcctcaccccatgtaacaaattgtcacaaatttctctatccctcCCACCCCTATTACATAACAAATTCTTAACCCTCCGGAGGCCGCGTGAATGACTCACTAAACGAGCAGTTGctggtgctctaagacgattacGTTGGATTTTCAGAGCGGCGTGCACTCGGCGCACAAGCGGCGGAAggtttaaaaaaagtttttcttcagtATAAACATGTTacataacgatctagcttactccctctCCCCCATGTGTCACAACATGCCACAATTTGTCGTAccaactccccctccccctaaaaACGTTACGTAATTTGTGAATGAATGACTAAGACGCATTACATGCATACTCGATCCTGTCAGCTAACCAAGCAATaaagttgtttataaacaactcGGGGATTTCATGCTTCTTACACGGAACAATAATGGAAGATTACTCACCATGAATGAAATGTCCTGTTATTCCCAAGTAGCTTTTAACTTTCATCATCTCGGTCCATATATCTGTTGTTAGAGAAATGCTACCCGTTGAACGGAGGCGGTTTCTGATGGTTTCTTTCAAAGTTTCGTATTTATTATGTATCAGCTTGGTAAACTGGGTCTCATGGGGGCAGTTGTACAAAGGACACACAGTTTTTATAAAACGTCGAAATCCAGGTTTGTCCACTGCATTCAGTGACAGATTATCCTTGGTGATATAATATATTAACGCATTCGTTACCTGCATTCCTCTCGGGCCATC
This is a stretch of genomic DNA from Topomyia yanbarensis strain Yona2022 unplaced genomic scaffold, ASM3024719v1 HiC_scaffold_19, whole genome shotgun sequence. It encodes these proteins:
- the LOC131694896 gene encoding E3 SUMO-protein ligase ZBED1-like, whose translation is MIIFINKMKGIIKFFKKSETAMRELRKLQVIDGKKEGQCLMLILDVKTRWNSIMAMIERFLLIAGYVSRVLLIIPKSPPMLTSDELSVLKEVCKTLKPLEKVTTEMSAEKYVTCSKIIPLVRLLKISYGNMELESREAFSLKQRILHFISKYFKDIEKVRILATATFLDPRFKKIHFESALSASSAVFFVAEQIKDLANEATSISSDVEKNPTRNESLDDLWSIHDSLVTEVNRAHVPDSAGGIPVELRLYLNTPLVPRTSDPMLIWKDMRAQFPNLYKVAFKYFCVSATSVPSERLFSKAGQVLTKTRNRLSGPNLDKILFLNSVDDTMWFT